A window from Desulfobacterales bacterium encodes these proteins:
- the lon gene encoding endopeptidase La has protein sequence MAEHDTDDIITMIDDNINSQNIPLELPVLPVRDVVIFNDMLLPLIVGREKSIHAIEESLMSHKFIILVTQKDSTIENPRPAQMYNIGTISKILRTLKLPDGRIKALVQGICKAKILEYLSDKSLQTVKIEKLEEQSIDEISLETEAMMRNIKEQCYKILSLNGEMADDIGIILESIKEPGKIADVIASNLRLKTEDAQEILEILDPLLRLKRLNELLQREAEVSAMQAKIQSNVMDEISKNQRDFYLREQVRAINKELGELDDIAKEITEYEKKIKKAKMLKEVEKESRLQLKRLGQMHPDSSEAGVIRSYMDWIVEMPWNKSTKDEIDIKNVKEILDEGHYGLDKVKDRILEYLSVRILNPNVKGSILCFIGPPGVGKTSLGKAIANSMGRKFVRISLGGMHDEAEIRGHRRTYIGALPGRILQGLKQCGTNNPVFMMDEIDKIGYDFHGDPSSALLEALDPEQNSTFSDHYLNVPFDLSKVMFILTGNCTDTIPSALLDRMEIIEISGYTEEEKIIIAERYIVPRQIKENGLHESNFSINKKAIRLITNEYTEEAGLRNLEREIAAICRKVARKIAEGETTKFSITKLNVSKWLGPPKFFPEMDKEESQIGLCTGLAWTQAGGEALYVEASFMAGKGELIITGQLGDIMQESARAALTYARANLENFGIDKNFFENLDVHIHVPAGAIPKDGPSAGIAIAIALISLLTERPVNKDVAVTGEITLRGRVLPIGGLKEKSLGAIRAGIKTIIIPEKNKKDLSEIPEYIKQKIKFVIVKNMDQVFPVALLKKNK, from the coding sequence ATGGCTGAACACGATACTGATGATATTATAACTATGATTGATGACAATATTAATTCTCAAAATATTCCTTTAGAGCTTCCTGTATTGCCGGTACGGGATGTAGTCATATTTAATGATATGCTCCTTCCATTAATTGTAGGCAGAGAAAAATCTATCCACGCTATTGAAGAATCTTTAATGTCCCATAAATTTATTATTTTAGTGACTCAAAAAGATTCCACAATTGAAAATCCAAGACCAGCTCAGATGTACAATATTGGAACTATTTCTAAAATTCTTAGGACATTGAAGCTGCCTGATGGCAGAATAAAAGCTCTGGTTCAAGGCATATGCAAAGCAAAAATACTTGAATATCTTTCAGATAAGAGTCTACAGACTGTTAAGATTGAAAAATTAGAAGAACAAAGCATTGATGAAATTAGTCTTGAAACTGAAGCTATGATGAGAAACATAAAAGAACAATGTTATAAAATTTTATCTTTAAACGGTGAAATGGCTGATGATATTGGGATTATTTTAGAAAGTATAAAAGAACCAGGAAAAATAGCTGATGTTATTGCTTCAAATCTAAGACTAAAAACAGAAGACGCTCAAGAAATTTTAGAAATATTAGACCCTTTACTTCGATTAAAAAGGTTGAACGAACTTCTCCAAAGAGAAGCAGAAGTTTCAGCTATGCAGGCAAAAATTCAGTCGAACGTAATGGATGAAATATCTAAAAATCAAAGGGATTTTTATTTACGAGAACAGGTAAGGGCTATAAATAAAGAGTTAGGAGAATTAGATGATATAGCTAAAGAAATAACAGAATATGAGAAAAAAATAAAAAAAGCAAAAATGCTCAAGGAAGTTGAAAAAGAATCAAGACTACAGCTAAAACGCCTTGGACAAATGCATCCCGATTCTTCAGAAGCAGGAGTAATTCGTTCTTATATGGATTGGATTGTAGAAATGCCTTGGAATAAATCTACAAAAGACGAAATTGATATAAAAAATGTTAAAGAAATACTTGATGAAGGACATTATGGACTTGATAAGGTAAAGGACAGAATTTTAGAATATTTAAGTGTAAGAATTCTCAATCCGAATGTAAAAGGTTCTATATTATGTTTTATCGGACCTCCTGGCGTTGGGAAAACATCCCTTGGAAAAGCTATTGCGAATTCTATGGGAAGAAAATTTGTCCGCATATCTTTAGGCGGAATGCATGATGAAGCTGAAATTAGAGGGCATAGAAGAACTTATATTGGAGCTTTGCCCGGAAGAATTCTTCAAGGTTTAAAGCAGTGCGGAACAAATAACCCAGTTTTTATGATGGATGAAATTGATAAAATAGGATATGATTTTCATGGGGACCCTTCTTCAGCTCTTTTAGAAGCCCTTGATCCTGAACAAAACTCTACTTTTAGTGATCATTACCTTAATGTTCCGTTCGATTTATCAAAAGTAATGTTTATTTTAACCGGCAACTGCACTGATACAATACCATCAGCCCTTTTAGATAGAATGGAAATTATTGAAATATCTGGATATACAGAAGAGGAAAAAATTATTATTGCTGAAAGATATATTGTGCCTCGACAAATAAAAGAAAATGGGCTTCATGAATCCAATTTTTCTATCAACAAAAAAGCTATACGATTAATAACAAATGAATATACAGAAGAAGCTGGTTTAAGAAACCTTGAAAGAGAAATTGCTGCTATCTGCCGTAAAGTTGCCCGTAAAATAGCAGAAGGAGAAACCACAAAATTTTCTATAACAAAATTAAATGTTTCAAAATGGTTAGGCCCTCCTAAATTTTTTCCAGAAATGGATAAAGAAGAAAGCCAAATCGGTCTTTGCACAGGTTTAGCATGGACTCAAGCAGGCGGTGAAGCTTTATATGTTGAAGCCTCGTTTATGGCTGGGAAAGGCGAGTTAATAATTACCGGCCAGCTTGGAGATATAATGCAAGAATCAGCAAGAGCTGCATTAACATACGCAAGGGCAAATTTAGAAAATTTCGGGATTGATAAAAACTTTTTTGAAAATCTTGATGTTCATATACATGTTCCTGCTGGAGCAATTCCAAAAGATGGTCCTTCAGCTGGCATAGCCATTGCTATTGCTCTTATATCCTTGCTCACAGAAAGACCTGTAAATAAAGATGTAGCTGTTACTGGGGAAATAACATTAAGAGGGAGAGTTCTTCCAATAGGAGGGCTAAAAGAGAAATCTTTAGGAGCCATAAGGGCTGGAATAAAAACAATTATAATACCAGAAAAAAATAAAAAAGATTTATCCGAAATACCAGAATATATAAAACAAAAAATAAAATTTGTAATCGTTAAAAATATGGATCAAGTGTTTCCTGTCGCTTTACTCAAAAAAAATAAATAA
- the tsaB gene encoding tRNA (adenosine(37)-N6)-threonylcarbamoyltransferase complex dimerization subunit type 1 TsaB: protein MKILGIDTSTNSCSVAVLNQNDTLSEINIDNNLTHSKYLMDAIDSALRFSGLNFNELDGFAITVGPGSFTGLRIGLSTIKGLSVASAKPIVGVSSLDSMAYPLPFIPTLIVPLIDARKGEVYYSKYKFINGVIHKEMNDMLDSPEKAIAGIKESCLFIGNGSDLYKSLILNKFGKFAFFLPDFYNKIRASVVARIGLEKIKNSGFDDSNLIIPKYIRKSDVELKK, encoded by the coding sequence ATGAAAATTCTTGGAATTGATACTTCAACTAATAGCTGTAGCGTTGCGGTTTTAAACCAAAATGATACTTTATCTGAAATTAATATAGACAATAATCTTACCCATTCAAAATATTTAATGGATGCAATAGATTCAGCTTTAAGGTTTTCAGGACTTAACTTCAATGAACTTGACGGATTTGCTATAACAGTAGGACCTGGGAGCTTTACAGGTCTTCGAATTGGATTAAGCACTATAAAAGGACTTTCAGTAGCTTCAGCTAAACCAATTGTAGGAGTATCAAGTCTTGACTCCATGGCCTACCCTCTGCCATTTATTCCGACATTAATTGTACCTCTAATAGATGCCCGCAAAGGTGAAGTGTATTATTCAAAATACAAATTTATAAATGGAGTTATCCATAAAGAAATGAACGATATGCTTGACAGTCCAGAAAAAGCAATAGCTGGCATTAAAGAGTCATGCTTATTTATCGGAAACGGATCCGATTTGTACAAATCATTAATACTCAACAAATTTGGAAAGTTTGCTTTTTTTCTTCCAGATTTTTATAATAAAATTAGAGCGTCTGTAGTAGCTCGTATAGGCTTAGAAAAAATTAAAAATAGCGGTTTTGACGACAGCAATCTGATTATTCCTAAATATATCAGAAAATCAGATGTAGAGTTAAAAAAATAA
- a CDS encoding chemotaxis protein CheW yields MNIKKNEEKFFSQEQLDYWGKFYSTEKELEKKQNEWLIFCVEKDFFAVQMENIDEVTIIENGIALPHVPKGVIGLINLRGEAVVLLDMAQKLGIRETIEKNPNQRVIIFKKINNERIAFLIDKIYKVAAIKENELKEYDKTDNGLNKGIINFIYEFENKSISCIDVSNLLRIIE; encoded by the coding sequence ATGAACATTAAAAAAAACGAAGAAAAATTTTTTAGTCAAGAGCAATTAGATTACTGGGGTAAATTTTATTCTACTGAAAAAGAATTAGAAAAAAAACAAAATGAATGGCTTATATTTTGTGTAGAAAAGGATTTTTTTGCTGTTCAAATGGAAAACATTGATGAGGTTACTATTATTGAAAATGGCATTGCCCTTCCCCATGTGCCAAAAGGAGTGATTGGACTTATTAATCTTCGCGGAGAAGCTGTGGTTTTGTTAGATATGGCTCAAAAACTTGGAATTAGAGAAACCATAGAAAAAAATCCTAACCAGCGAGTAATTATTTTCAAAAAAATTAATAATGAAAGAATTGCATTTTTAATAGACAAAATCTATAAAGTTGCTGCTATTAAGGAGAATGAGCTTAAAGAATATGATAAAACTGATAATGGGCTAAACAAAGGAATAATTAATTTTATATATGAATTTGAGAACAAAAGCATATCATGCATTGATGTGTCTAATCTTTTAAGAATAATAGAATAA
- a CDS encoding methyl-accepting chemotaxis protein: protein MANETKKIDTHIDDYADNINDNDDTFIMPEDDGIKSGHPISNDKYEVFEKISKPIENLKNRIKYSSKQNKNNKSYNGISIQTKIIGSLFILIVLIVTLGIISLSSLYRISDISLTITDQYSKIVKATNDISRRALRIRDAEKNYRFIGEQEALDRISGYTSFIRESIQEAEKAREILRSAGHNIEGIDFKRLADNMNKFESLLSNQVKELRAKESITKENSKKIDEIKKNIENFSGVIQRMTQRLNNDFWVEVKKSGIDSAQKSVGNIFQYGKLIRDLEIIILKIDANIHTYIENITQFNSETTQTLLTESFLIIDKLRQDNSNEKLYLQVEDIYKSLVEYSSNLKDSINIIKSMSLEDERLNNRIKSQDDLLWDLAEELIITANEQTEKSWSYIGTQTMSLHSTVGTTKIFLFIVAVVGIFIGLLVLFTVPKPILIAINTLIFNAQKLASGDLTDEIIVNSNDEMGQLAQAFEKMRLNILSLVERIRRASVQIATTVNEIQAATNQQNSTINEQASSFNEVSATFTEISRTAKNLASVSEKVSENTVKISNWISDSNKKSAQTLESMTAINDSTKQTSERIKRLNDQMDSINSAVNTISSVADQTTLLSLNAAIEANKAGEMGKGFSVVASEIRRLSDRAIDSTSQISTMVKDIQRSTESSVVAMDKTSEEIRVGIGLVKESTDNFAGINESMTDIKDQIVDISNTIQDYASSASQVQQSVGDLKEASKMSAQAARQTLTAVYDLNSMANQLSDAVSVFKL from the coding sequence ATGGCTAATGAAACAAAAAAAATAGATACACATATAGATGATTATGCAGATAATATAAACGATAATGACGATACGTTTATTATGCCTGAGGATGATGGAATTAAAAGCGGTCATCCCATTTCTAACGATAAATACGAAGTTTTTGAAAAAATTTCTAAACCAATAGAAAATTTAAAAAATCGGATAAAGTATAGTTCTAAACAAAACAAAAATAATAAATCTTATAATGGAATATCTATACAAACAAAAATAATAGGCTCTTTATTTATATTGATAGTATTAATAGTTACATTAGGAATTATTTCACTCTCATCTTTATATCGAATAAGCGATATCAGCTTAACTATAACTGATCAATATTCAAAAATAGTTAAAGCTACGAATGATATTAGCAGAAGAGCTCTTAGAATACGTGATGCAGAAAAAAATTATCGTTTCATAGGAGAGCAGGAAGCTTTAGATAGAATATCAGGATATACTAGTTTTATCCGTGAATCAATTCAAGAAGCTGAAAAAGCAAGGGAAATTTTACGATCAGCTGGTCACAATATTGAAGGTATAGATTTTAAAAGACTTGCTGATAACATGAATAAGTTTGAAAGTCTTCTTTCAAATCAAGTTAAAGAGTTAAGAGCTAAAGAATCAATAACAAAAGAAAATTCAAAGAAAATAGACGAAATAAAAAAAAATATAGAAAATTTTTCAGGTGTAATACAAAGAATGACTCAGCGATTAAATAATGATTTTTGGGTCGAGGTAAAAAAATCAGGCATAGATTCAGCACAAAAAAGCGTTGGAAATATATTTCAATATGGAAAGCTAATACGGGATTTAGAAATAATTATATTAAAAATAGATGCGAATATTCATACTTATATTGAGAATATAACTCAATTTAATTCCGAAACAACTCAAACTCTTTTGACTGAATCATTTTTGATTATTGATAAATTAAGACAAGATAACTCCAATGAAAAATTATATCTTCAGGTAGAAGATATATATAAATCTCTTGTTGAATATTCTTCTAATTTAAAAGACTCAATAAATATAATAAAAAGTATGTCCTTAGAAGATGAGAGGCTAAACAATCGCATTAAATCTCAAGATGATTTACTGTGGGATTTAGCTGAAGAACTTATAATTACAGCAAATGAACAAACAGAAAAAAGCTGGTCATATATTGGTACACAAACAATGTCCCTCCATTCAACAGTTGGAACTACGAAAATATTTTTATTTATCGTAGCTGTCGTTGGTATTTTCATTGGACTACTTGTTTTATTTACAGTTCCTAAGCCAATTTTAATTGCAATAAATACATTGATTTTTAATGCTCAAAAATTAGCTTCAGGAGATTTAACAGACGAAATAATTGTTAATTCTAACGATGAAATGGGGCAGCTTGCACAAGCATTTGAAAAAATGCGATTAAACATTTTATCACTTGTAGAGCGTATCCGTAGAGCCAGCGTCCAAATTGCAACAACTGTCAATGAAATTCAGGCAGCGACAAATCAGCAAAATTCAACAATAAATGAACAAGCAAGTTCTTTTAACGAAGTTAGTGCAACTTTTACTGAAATTTCTCGCACTGCAAAAAATCTCGCATCAGTTTCAGAAAAAGTTTCAGAAAATACTGTCAAAATAAGTAATTGGATTTCTGACAGCAATAAAAAATCGGCTCAAACTTTAGAATCAATGACAGCGATAAACGATTCAACTAAACAAACATCAGAAAGAATAAAAAGACTTAACGATCAAATGGATTCTATTAATAGCGCTGTCAACACAATATCCAGCGTAGCAGATCAAACAACATTATTATCTTTAAATGCGGCTATTGAAGCAAATAAAGCTGGCGAAATGGGAAAAGGATTTTCTGTTGTAGCTTCAGAAATTAGAAGGCTTTCTGATAGGGCAATTGATTCGACATCACAAATATCAACTATGGTAAAAGATATACAGCGATCCACTGAAAGCTCAGTTGTTGCAATGGACAAAACTTCTGAAGAAATTCGTGTAGGTATAGGATTAGTAAAAGAATCAACTGATAACTTTGCTGGAATCAATGAATCAATGACAGATATTAAAGACCAGATAGTCGATATTTCCAATACTATCCAAGACTATGCATCTTCAGCTTCTCAAGTTCAACAGAGTGTAGGGGACCTTAAAGAAGCGAGTAAAATGTCGGCTCAAGCGGCAAGGCAAACATTAACAGCTGTGTACGATTTAAATTCCATGGCAAATCAATTATCAGATGCTGTTTCAGTATTTAAATTATAA
- a CDS encoding chemotaxis protein CheW — MMDALIFKIEDELYAIDINDLDEILMMVSIQKISSLPYFLSGIFNLRGELIPVMDLRPKLGHNSEYLTNYPIDTRIIIVTITDKKIGIIVQGLKEIKKVTQEKSKPNVVNETSLPPYLNGMALYEDNKTVQIIHIKKILNEDELSMIETETSKRK, encoded by the coding sequence ATGATGGATGCATTAATCTTTAAAATTGAAGATGAGCTGTATGCAATAGATATTAATGATTTAGACGAAATATTGATGATGGTTTCTATTCAAAAAATATCTTCTCTTCCTTACTTTCTTTCAGGGATTTTTAATCTACGCGGAGAGCTTATTCCAGTCATGGATTTGAGACCTAAACTTGGGCATAATTCCGAATATTTAACAAATTATCCCATAGATACCCGCATTATAATTGTCACAATTACGGATAAAAAAATAGGAATTATTGTTCAAGGGCTAAAAGAAATTAAAAAAGTTACTCAAGAAAAAAGCAAGCCAAATGTTGTTAACGAAACGTCTTTACCGCCTTATTTAAACGGTATGGCTCTCTATGAAGACAATAAAACGGTTCAAATTATTCATATAAAAAAAATACTTAACGAAGATGAGCTATCTATGATAGAAACAGAAACCTCTAAAAGGAAATAA
- a CDS encoding response regulator produces the protein MMSDELDLIAIFKNQLESELRRATEYILELEKNPGKSDTLNGIMREFHTIKGAARAIQFNEIKETAHSIENIYHALIAGQITQRKSLINLTLYTIDLINEMLNARIEKKTLPQYDQLFEWVDSYLSGKEPQISKISQIYKKDEKIETSDKQTQKPLSPKPTSDEPQYKFFEEKDQIADKLLNLSGEISVAVTSLDVQRQTMKKVSNNLELLWREFNRFFKNDDDFRDKEYSIILFDKTKELKNQQSVSMEMLNIIENRLHFLSTELEHEVTQSRLVPIDTLFSSFPRIVRDLSQELGKECELVTYGEQTRIDRGVLEAIRVPLLHLIRNALDHGIESPNKRLQLGKIPTGKLEIKAQPLSSSIFITISDDGTGVDIEEIKETVISRGDTTIDLWNIMNLNERQQFLFLPGISTAKTVTETSGRGVGLDIVKTNIEKIGGRIRFESAENKGTSFILEMPQTLSLTRCLLVNAGNHYFFGNQYYAFPQNDIEKVCRIKSSDLRVINGQNAVRINEDTLMLYDFASSMELAPIKYTIEEKHVLILNFEDNKIALVVEEIFDEHYIVSRKIDSYLGKIRDVDGVTLLRDGKMALIVDIKDLFLTLSDHNFNKINIEKQNLKNVEPENKKHKILVVEDSQTVREVERHFLESAGYDVVTAINGADGLNKLKVSKFDMVISDIDMPRMNGIEMIKEIRKDPKYGDIPIIVVSYKDREEDRLAAKDAGANLYITKAAFDSKEMLLHISRFIDNKAHE, from the coding sequence ATGATGTCTGACGAATTAGATTTGATAGCTATTTTTAAAAATCAATTAGAAAGTGAGCTTCGCCGGGCAACAGAGTATATTTTAGAATTAGAAAAAAATCCTGGTAAATCTGATACTCTAAATGGAATTATGCGTGAATTTCACACAATAAAAGGTGCTGCAAGGGCTATCCAATTCAATGAAATTAAAGAAACCGCCCATTCAATTGAAAATATTTACCACGCTTTAATTGCAGGACAAATTACCCAAAGAAAATCGCTAATTAATCTTACCTTATATACAATCGATTTAATAAATGAAATGTTAAATGCTCGTATCGAAAAAAAAACGTTACCTCAATACGATCAACTTTTTGAATGGGTGGACTCTTATCTGTCAGGAAAAGAACCTCAGATAAGTAAAATATCTCAAATATATAAAAAAGATGAAAAAATAGAGACAAGCGATAAACAAACTCAAAAGCCTTTGTCCCCTAAACCAACATCAGATGAACCTCAGTATAAATTCTTTGAAGAAAAAGATCAAATAGCTGATAAGCTTTTAAATCTTTCTGGAGAAATTTCTGTTGCTGTAACGTCATTAGATGTTCAACGCCAAACCATGAAAAAAGTATCAAACAATTTAGAATTGTTATGGCGTGAATTTAACAGATTTTTTAAAAATGATGATGACTTCAGGGACAAAGAATACAGCATTATTTTATTTGATAAAACCAAAGAGCTTAAAAATCAACAAAGTGTTTCCATGGAAATGCTTAATATTATTGAAAATCGACTGCATTTTCTTTCTACAGAATTAGAACATGAAGTTACTCAAAGCAGACTTGTTCCTATAGATACATTATTTTCTTCTTTTCCTCGAATTGTTAGGGATCTTTCCCAAGAATTAGGCAAAGAATGTGAACTTGTTACTTACGGAGAGCAAACTCGAATAGACAGAGGTGTATTAGAAGCAATTCGAGTGCCTCTTTTACATCTTATAAGAAATGCTTTAGATCATGGAATTGAATCTCCAAACAAAAGACTACAACTTGGAAAAATTCCAACTGGAAAACTCGAAATAAAAGCTCAACCATTAAGTTCAAGCATATTCATTACTATTTCAGACGACGGTACTGGAGTTGATATTGAGGAAATTAAAGAAACAGTTATATCAAGGGGAGATACAACTATAGATCTTTGGAATATAATGAATCTAAATGAGCGACAGCAATTTCTTTTTTTGCCAGGAATATCAACAGCAAAAACAGTTACAGAAACTTCTGGACGAGGTGTAGGACTTGATATTGTAAAAACGAATATTGAAAAAATAGGCGGAAGAATCAGATTTGAAAGTGCGGAAAATAAAGGAACTTCATTTATATTAGAAATGCCTCAAACACTTTCCTTGACAAGATGTCTTTTAGTTAATGCCGGCAATCATTATTTTTTTGGAAATCAGTATTACGCTTTTCCCCAAAATGATATTGAAAAAGTATGTAGAATAAAATCTTCTGATTTACGCGTAATTAATGGACAAAATGCAGTCCGAATAAACGAAGATACATTAATGCTATATGATTTTGCATCCTCAATGGAACTTGCTCCTATAAAATATACAATAGAGGAAAAACACGTTTTAATACTAAATTTTGAAGACAACAAAATAGCATTAGTTGTTGAAGAAATATTTGATGAGCATTACATTGTCAGCCGGAAAATTGATTCGTATTTAGGTAAAATACGTGATGTCGACGGAGTTACTCTTCTTCGGGATGGCAAAATGGCTTTAATTGTTGATATAAAAGATCTTTTTCTTACTTTATCAGATCATAATTTTAATAAAATTAATATTGAAAAACAAAACTTAAAAAATGTAGAACCTGAAAATAAAAAACATAAAATATTAGTTGTTGAAGACTCCCAAACTGTTAGGGAAGTTGAGAGGCATTTTCTCGAATCAGCAGGTTATGATGTTGTTACAGCTATAAATGGGGCTGACGGATTAAATAAATTAAAGGTCTCTAAATTTGATATGGTGATAAGTGATATTGATATGCCTCGAATGAACGGCATTGAAATGATAAAAGAAATTAGAAAAGATCCTAAATATGGCGACATACCTATAATTGTTGTATCTTACAAAGATCGTGAAGAAGATCGTTTAGCTGCAAAAGATGCTGGCGCTAATTTATACATTACAAAAGCAGCTTTTGATTCTAAAGAAATGTTATTACATATAAGCCGATTTATTGATAATAAAGCTCATGAATAA
- a CDS encoding AAA family ATPase encodes MKKKVLYGSADYEEIVRKNGYFVDKTAYIEKLESVENPIFLRPRRFGKSLLCRILECYYNIKQKKDFERLFGDTYIGKHPTPLSNSFFVLHLDFSIVNPTGDIKDIEKSFNHICNSSLRSITRRYSQWFGDKVTVNPEIQAAHNLNDIMVAISDFDLPSLYIIIDEYDNFANQLIVANKDNLYRQLTSDEGFFKNFFKTLKEGRKTSAIENIFITGVLPITIDDLASGFNIGTFITLEPKFESMIGFTQSEVSQLLSEIYRDYDIDISTLKEVESIIKNHYNGYNFVNTSSESLYNSTILMYFLRWFCEYKQIPESLTDMNLRTDLSWVRRITGTNPQNTEEFVSKLTTENNIAYDKNFLTNKFNMFQFFEKGFYPISFFYLGMLTRQDDFYLKLPNLNMKQIFVEYFNEIHRIDVSTKYAKMMQGFVNNPDLSKLFADYWELYVSQLPEAIFQQVNENFYRTTFFELCSRYLSKWFTWNLERSYPKGKTDLEFVGKYHEKFAGMRIIIEFKYYSNSEFKKFKTTIQDFKIQNEDTIQISGYIEGLKQEYPECKISQYVIYCFGNQGFRVFEIMRGY; translated from the coding sequence ATAAAAAAGAAAGTATTGTATGGTTCTGCCGATTATGAAGAAATTGTTCGCAAAAATGGTTATTTTGTTGATAAAACCGCATATATTGAAAAGCTTGAATCAGTTGAAAATCCAATTTTTTTAAGGCCTCGTAGATTCGGGAAATCACTATTGTGCCGAATTTTAGAATGTTACTACAACATTAAGCAAAAGAAAGATTTTGAAAGACTCTTTGGCGATACTTATATTGGTAAACACCCAACGCCTCTTTCAAATTCATTTTTTGTATTGCATTTAGATTTTTCAATAGTTAATCCAACAGGCGATATTAAGGATATTGAAAAAAGCTTTAATCATATATGTAATTCAAGTCTTCGCAGCATTACAAGACGTTATTCTCAATGGTTTGGTGATAAAGTTACAGTTAATCCTGAAATTCAAGCCGCCCATAATCTCAACGATATTATGGTAGCTATTTCTGATTTTGATTTGCCTTCTCTTTATATTATTATTGACGAATATGATAATTTTGCCAATCAGCTTATTGTAGCAAATAAAGATAATCTTTATCGACAATTGACCTCTGATGAAGGATTTTTTAAAAATTTTTTTAAAACACTTAAAGAAGGGCGTAAAACATCAGCTATAGAAAATATATTTATTACGGGAGTTCTCCCTATAACTATTGACGATTTGGCATCAGGTTTTAATATTGGAACTTTTATAACCCTTGAACCAAAATTCGAATCAATGATAGGATTTACACAAAGCGAAGTGAGCCAACTTTTAAGTGAAATATATCGTGATTATGATATAGATATATCTACACTAAAAGAAGTCGAATCTATTATCAAAAATCATTATAACGGATACAATTTTGTAAATACATCCAGTGAATCTCTTTATAATTCAACAATTCTTATGTATTTTCTTAGATGGTTCTGTGAATATAAACAAATTCCTGAATCTTTAACAGACATGAATTTAAGAACTGATCTTTCATGGGTTAGAAGAATTACTGGGACAAATCCACAAAATACTGAAGAATTTGTATCAAAATTAACTACTGAAAATAATATAGCCTATGATAAAAATTTTCTAACTAATAAATTCAATATGTTTCAATTTTTTGAAAAGGGATTTTATCCGATTTCATTTTTTTATTTAGGAATGCTGACACGTCAGGATGATTTTTATTTAAAACTGCCTAATCTTAACATGAAGCAAATATTTGTGGAGTATTTTAATGAAATTCACCGTATTGATGTATCAACAAAATACGCAAAAATGATGCAAGGGTTCGTCAATAATCCAGATTTGTCAAAACTCTTTGCGGATTATTGGGAATTATATGTTTCCCAGCTACCTGAAGCAATTTTTCAGCAAGTAAATGAAAATTTTTATCGAACTACTTTTTTTGAGTTATGCAGCAGGTATCTTTCTAAATGGTTTACGTGGAATTTAGAGAGATCATATCCGAAGGGAAAAACAGATTTAGAATTTGTGGGAAAATATCACGAAAAATTTGCAGGTATGCGGATAATTATTGAATTTAAATATTATTCCAACTCTGAATTCAAAAAATTCAAGACTACGATTCAAGATTTCAAAATCCAAAACGAAGATACCATTCAGATTTCCGGATATATTGAGGGTTTAAAACAAGAATATCCTGAATGTAAGATATCTCAATATGTAATTTATTGTTTTGGAAATCAAGGATTTCGGGTTTTTGAAATTATGAGAGGATATTAA